One genomic segment of Thalassospiraceae bacterium LMO-SO8 includes these proteins:
- the ahpC gene encoding alkyl hydroperoxide reductase subunit C codes for MSLINTEMKPFKAEAFKDGKFATVTDADVKGKWAVFFFYPADFTFVCPTELEDLADNYAEFQKMGVEIYSVSTDTHFSHKAWHDSSPAIGKIAFPMIGDPTGTITRNFEVMREGQGLADRGTFVVDPDGVIQIVEVTSEGVGRNATELLRKVKAAQYVRAHPDEVCPAKWEEGAETLAPSLQLVGKI; via the coding sequence ATGTCTCTCATCAACACCGAAATGAAGCCGTTCAAGGCCGAAGCCTTCAAGGACGGCAAGTTCGCCACCGTCACCGACGCCGACGTGAAAGGCAAATGGGCCGTCTTCTTCTTCTATCCGGCCGACTTCACCTTCGTTTGCCCGACCGAACTCGAGGATCTGGCCGACAATTACGCCGAATTCCAGAAGATGGGCGTCGAGATCTATTCGGTTTCCACCGATACCCATTTCTCGCACAAAGCCTGGCACGATTCCTCGCCCGCCATCGGCAAGATCGCCTTCCCGATGATCGGCGACCCGACCGGCACGATCACCCGCAACTTCGAGGTGATGCGCGAAGGCCAGGGCCTCGCCGACCGCGGCACCTTCGTGGTCGACCCGGACGGCGTGATCCAGATCGTCGAGGTGACCTCCGAAGGCGTCGGCCGTAACGCGACCGAGCTTCTGCGCAAGGTCAAGGCCGCTCAGTACGTGCGGGCCCACCCGGACGAAGTCTGCCCGGCCAAATGGGAAGAAGGCGCCGAAACCCTGGCCCCGTCCCTGCAGCTGGTCGGCAAGATCTAA
- the grxD gene encoding Grx4 family monothiol glutaredoxin, with protein MSENPVFAQIKQEVDDNDVVLFMKGTPMFPQCGFSAAVVQALSTIGVKFKGINVLDDMEIREGIKAYTNWPTIPQLYVKGEFVGGCDIIREMYETGELKQLLDEKGIENAA; from the coding sequence ATGAGCGAGAATCCCGTTTTCGCCCAGATTAAGCAGGAAGTGGACGACAACGACGTGGTGCTGTTCATGAAGGGCACGCCCATGTTCCCGCAGTGCGGTTTTTCCGCCGCCGTGGTGCAGGCGCTGTCGACCATCGGCGTCAAGTTCAAGGGCATCAACGTCCTGGATGACATGGAAATTCGCGAGGGCATCAAGGCCTACACCAACTGGCCGACCATCCCCCAGCTTTACGTGAAGGGCGAATTCGTCGGCGGCTGCGACATCATCCGGGAAATGTACGAAACCGGCGAGCTGAAGCAGCTTCTCGACGAAAAAGGCATTGAAAACGCCGCTTGA
- a CDS encoding BolA family transcriptional regulator: MAMAAGDIETLIREGIPGAEVTIEDLRGDGDHYLAVVVSEAFRGKSRVQQHQMVYQALQGRMGNELHALALQTSAPAG, encoded by the coding sequence ATGGCCATGGCCGCCGGCGACATCGAAACGCTTATCCGGGAAGGAATTCCCGGCGCGGAGGTGACCATCGAGGACCTGCGCGGCGACGGGGACCATTACCTCGCCGTCGTGGTGTCCGAGGCCTTTCGGGGCAAATCCCGCGTTCAGCAGCACCAGATGGTCTATCAGGCGCTTCAGGGCCGCATGGGCAACGAACTGCACGCCCTGGCCCTGCAGACATCGGCCCCGGCCGGCTGA
- the purL gene encoding phosphoribosylformylglycinamidine synthase subunit PurL — protein MNAPQNSPEITPEIVAEHGLSPAEYEKVLEILGRAPNLTELGIFSVMWSEHCSYKSSKKWLKTLPTEGKRVICGPGENAGVIDIGDGQAAIFKMESHNHPSFIEPYQGAATGVGGILRDVFTMGARPVANLNALRFGSPDHPKTRHLVAGVVAGVGGYGNCVGVPTVGGECEFHPGYNGNILVNAMTVGVADQDKIFYSAATGIGNPIIYVGSKTGRDGIHGATMASAEFTDDSDEKRPTVQVGDPFTEKLLIEACLELMATDMIVAIQDMGAAGLTSSSFEMASKGGTGVELDLDQVPQREDGMTAYEMMLSESQERMLLVLKPGREDDARKIFDKWELDFAVVGKLTDTGHMVLRHKGEIVADLPIDPLALASPEYDRPWVPTPKQAEITPADLTKDVPPLDALKTLMGCPHLASKRWIWEQYDHMVMGDTIGRPGGDAGVVRVHGTKKALAMTSDCTPRYCLADPVEGGRQAVAEAWRNLVAVGAKPIAITDNMNFGNPERPEIMGQFVGCIEGIREACVALDFPVVSGNVSLYNETNGTGIPPTPTIGGVGLLQDAAKRVGTALPGEGQALVLIGATKGHLGQSLYLREIEGREAGSPPPVNLGVERRTGDFVRSLIEGGQITACHDLSDGGLLVALTEMALAGGLGASMTLPDGVNATAFLFGEDQARYLVTTGDAAQLAAAAHDTGVPALVLGTCGGDHIDVDGHGRVALGDLRDIHETWMPAYMAAP, from the coding sequence ATGAACGCTCCCCAGAATTCCCCGGAAATCACGCCTGAAATCGTCGCCGAGCACGGCCTGAGCCCTGCCGAGTACGAAAAGGTTCTGGAAATCCTCGGCCGCGCGCCGAACCTGACGGAACTGGGCATCTTTTCCGTCATGTGGTCGGAGCATTGCTCCTACAAATCCTCGAAAAAATGGCTGAAAACCCTGCCGACCGAGGGCAAGCGCGTGATCTGCGGGCCCGGCGAGAACGCGGGCGTAATCGACATCGGCGACGGCCAGGCCGCCATCTTCAAGATGGAAAGCCACAACCACCCCAGTTTCATCGAACCCTATCAGGGGGCGGCGACCGGCGTGGGCGGCATCTTGCGCGACGTGTTCACCATGGGGGCCCGGCCCGTGGCCAACCTGAACGCGTTGCGCTTCGGATCACCCGATCATCCCAAGACCCGCCATCTGGTGGCGGGCGTGGTCGCCGGGGTCGGCGGCTACGGCAACTGCGTCGGCGTGCCGACCGTGGGCGGGGAATGCGAATTCCACCCGGGCTACAACGGCAACATCCTGGTCAACGCCATGACCGTGGGCGTCGCCGACCAGGACAAGATTTTCTATTCCGCCGCCACGGGCATCGGCAATCCGATCATCTATGTGGGATCGAAGACCGGGCGCGACGGCATCCACGGCGCGACCATGGCATCGGCCGAATTCACGGACGATTCGGACGAAAAGCGCCCGACCGTGCAGGTTGGCGACCCATTCACCGAGAAGCTGTTGATCGAGGCCTGTCTGGAACTGATGGCCACGGACATGATCGTCGCCATTCAGGACATGGGCGCCGCGGGGCTGACCTCCAGCAGCTTCGAGATGGCGTCCAAGGGCGGCACCGGGGTCGAACTGGACCTGGATCAGGTGCCGCAGCGCGAAGACGGCATGACGGCCTATGAAATGATGCTGTCGGAAAGCCAGGAACGCATGCTGCTGGTGCTGAAGCCCGGGCGCGAGGACGACGCCCGCAAGATTTTCGACAAGTGGGAACTGGATTTCGCCGTGGTCGGCAAGCTGACCGACACGGGGCACATGGTGCTGCGCCACAAGGGCGAGATCGTCGCCGACCTGCCGATCGACCCGCTGGCGCTGGCCAGCCCCGAATACGACCGGCCCTGGGTGCCGACGCCGAAACAGGCGGAAATCACCCCGGCGGACCTGACGAAGGACGTGCCCCCCCTGGACGCGCTGAAAACCCTGATGGGCTGTCCGCATCTGGCATCCAAGCGCTGGATCTGGGAACAGTACGACCACATGGTCATGGGCGACACCATCGGAAGACCGGGTGGCGACGCCGGGGTCGTGCGCGTGCACGGCACCAAGAAGGCATTGGCCATGACGTCCGACTGCACACCGCGTTATTGCCTGGCCGATCCGGTCGAGGGCGGGCGGCAAGCCGTGGCCGAAGCCTGGCGCAACCTGGTCGCCGTCGGCGCCAAGCCCATCGCCATCACCGACAACATGAACTTCGGCAACCCGGAACGCCCGGAAATCATGGGCCAGTTCGTCGGCTGCATCGAAGGCATCCGCGAGGCCTGCGTGGCGCTCGACTTCCCGGTCGTGTCCGGCAACGTGTCGCTGTACAACGAAACCAACGGCACCGGTATCCCGCCGACCCCCACCATCGGCGGCGTCGGCCTGTTGCAGGACGCGGCCAAGCGGGTTGGCACCGCCCTTCCGGGCGAAGGACAGGCCCTGGTTCTGATCGGCGCGACCAAGGGTCACCTCGGCCAATCCCTTTATCTTCGCGAGATCGAGGGCCGCGAGGCCGGATCACCGCCCCCGGTCAACCTGGGGGTGGAGCGGCGCACCGGCGATTTCGTGCGCTCGCTGATCGAAGGGGGCCAGATCACCGCCTGCCACGACCTGTCCGACGGCGGGCTGCTGGTGGCGCTCACGGAAATGGCGCTGGCCGGCGGCCTGGGCGCCAGCATGACCCTGCCCGACGGCGTTAATGCGACCGCCTTCCTGTTCGGCGAGGATCAGGCGCGCTATCTGGTCACCACCGGCGACGCGGCACAACTCGCTGCCGCCGCCCATGACACGGGCGTGCCGGCGCTGGTTCTCGGCACCTGCGGCGGCGACCATATCGACGTGGACGGCCACGGCCGGGTCGCCCTGGGTGACCTCAGGGATATCCACGAAACCTGGATGCCGGCCTACATGGCCGCTCCGTAA
- a CDS encoding rhomboid family intramembrane serine protease, producing the protein MLLPISDSNPRHRISFQYVTVALIVACVAVFLWQASLDPRRAQEAVYALGTIPAVVFGERTLSPELSWIPAEMTLLTSMFMHGGWMHLIGNMLYLWILGDNVEDCMGHVRFLIFYLVCGLAAVGTHMLIDTGSTVPLVGASGAISGVMGAYLLLHPTARINVLIWILIFVRVVPVPAGIALAAWIGLQFVNAAATPGTGGGVAFWAHIGGAVAGMILVPFFKRRDVPLLAGVGGRPLPAAAVDGPRIRLRRPGTPPARRPWR; encoded by the coding sequence ATGCTGCTGCCGATATCCGATTCCAACCCCCGGCACCGCATTTCCTTCCAATACGTGACCGTGGCCCTGATCGTCGCCTGCGTCGCCGTGTTCCTGTGGCAGGCGAGCCTGGACCCGCGCCGCGCCCAGGAAGCGGTCTATGCGCTGGGCACCATCCCCGCCGTGGTGTTCGGCGAACGGACCCTGTCGCCGGAGTTGTCCTGGATACCGGCGGAAATGACCCTGCTGACCTCGATGTTCATGCACGGCGGCTGGATGCACCTGATCGGCAACATGCTTTATCTCTGGATTCTCGGCGACAACGTCGAGGACTGCATGGGCCATGTCCGTTTTCTGATTTTCTATCTGGTCTGCGGCCTGGCCGCCGTGGGGACCCATATGTTGATCGACACCGGATCGACCGTGCCGCTGGTCGGCGCGTCGGGGGCCATATCCGGGGTCATGGGGGCCTATTTGCTGTTGCATCCGACCGCGCGGATCAACGTGCTGATCTGGATTCTCATCTTCGTGCGCGTCGTGCCCGTGCCGGCGGGGATCGCCCTGGCCGCCTGGATCGGCCTGCAATTCGTCAACGCCGCGGCCACCCCCGGCACGGGCGGCGGCGTCGCCTTCTGGGCGCATATCGGCGGGGCTGTCGCCGGCATGATCCTGGTCCCCTTCTTCAAACGCCGTGACGTGCCGCTTCTGGCCGGTGTCGGGGGCAGGCCCCTGCCCGCCGCGGCCGTGGACGGCCCGAGAATCCGCCTGCGCCGCCCCGGAACACCACCCGCCCGGCGGCCCTGGCGCTAG